The following proteins are co-located in the Ostrinia nubilalis chromosome 22, ilOstNubi1.1, whole genome shotgun sequence genome:
- the LOC135082907 gene encoding transmembrane protein 14C, which yields MGVDFLGFAYAATVAAGGIMGYAKAGSIPSLGAGIIFGSILGVGAYQITQDPSNYGLMLGTTTTLGGLMGYRFYNSRKFMPAGLVFGLSIAMAVKLLVKNVGSNPLPVKAG from the exons ATGGGTGTCGATTTTCTGGGATTTGCTTATGCCGCTACTGTTGCCGCAGGCGGTATTATGGGATACGCTAAAGCAG GTTCCATTCCATCACTAGGAGCAGGCATTATTTTCGGTTCTATTTTGG GAGTTGGAGCGTATCAGATTACACAGGACCCTTCAAACTATGGCCTTATGCTAGGAACTACTACCACTCTTGGAGGACTTATGGGATACAG GTTCTACAACAGCAGAAAGTTCATGCCAGCCGGTCTAGTGTTTGGTCTCTCTATCGCTATGGCCGTCAAACTGCTGGTGAAGAATGTTGGATCCAACCCGCTACCTGTCAAAGCTGGTTAA